From the Natrarchaeobaculum aegyptiacum genome, one window contains:
- a CDS encoding ABC transporter ATP-binding protein, translating into MPLEVSDLHVRFRTRSGPVHAVNGATFTVDAGEIVGLVGESGCGKSVTARSIVRLEDPGEIVRGSVTFDGTDLTAADDRTLRRVRGRELAMVFQDPETTLNPTYTVGEQIAEAIRVHRDPAAQPFVRELLAGVTSRLGSSETRERVLELLAEVGIPDPDARIDDYPHQFSGGMRQRVMLAIALARRPSLLIADEPTTALDTTTQAAILDRLATLNDEYGMGIVLISHDLGVVSRLCDRIVVMYDGVVVESGPTEALLSNPGHPYTKALLGCLPGRSTPSEPLPTVGGTPPDGSPPPAGCVFADRCPFAREDCRSAEQPVVTLESGQTVRCGVPAARGADLESLREAIRVDRPGTGMSTTDDEAASVAVDGGVATGAVTARTQNSASTSGQPTPDADPILELEGVTRSFRTSEGLIDRFVGTDERLTAVSDVSLSLRAGETLGLVGESGCGKSTLARLIAGLESPTAGTVSLHGEPVDDVDSRRPDQLADVGVVFQHPGSSLDPRLTVGESIAEPLVEAGWAADRREARIDDLLSLVDLPTDLADRYPRQLSGGQRQRVAIARALALEPSLIVLDEPTAALDVSIQATVLNLLSRLQSDLDLAYLFVSHDLEVVRHVADRVATMYLGRLLEVGPASQVLSRPAHPYTATLLEAIPGRDGSADAGGLAGEPPSPTDRPSGCPFHPRCPMADDDCLTQHPDWQAVGEAVSRCHYAEESATERESEFDN; encoded by the coding sequence CGGCTGTGGCAAGTCCGTCACTGCCCGCTCGATCGTCCGGCTCGAAGACCCCGGTGAGATCGTCCGCGGGAGCGTCACGTTCGACGGCACTGACCTGACGGCGGCCGACGACCGGACGCTCCGCCGAGTGCGCGGCCGGGAACTCGCGATGGTGTTTCAGGACCCCGAGACGACGCTCAACCCGACCTATACCGTCGGCGAACAGATCGCCGAGGCGATCCGCGTCCACCGCGATCCGGCCGCTCAGCCGTTCGTCCGGGAACTGCTCGCCGGCGTCACCTCCCGGCTCGGCTCGAGCGAGACTCGAGAGCGGGTGCTCGAGTTGCTGGCCGAGGTCGGCATCCCGGATCCGGACGCACGGATCGACGACTATCCACACCAGTTCAGCGGTGGCATGCGCCAGCGGGTGATGCTCGCCATCGCACTGGCCCGCCGTCCCTCGCTGCTGATCGCCGACGAGCCGACGACCGCGCTCGATACGACGACCCAGGCGGCGATTCTCGATCGGCTCGCGACGCTCAACGACGAGTACGGGATGGGAATCGTGCTCATCAGTCACGACCTGGGCGTCGTCTCCCGGCTCTGTGACCGCATCGTCGTCATGTACGACGGCGTGGTCGTCGAGTCGGGACCGACCGAAGCGTTACTCTCGAATCCCGGCCATCCCTACACGAAGGCGCTTCTCGGCTGTCTTCCCGGCCGATCGACGCCGAGTGAGCCGCTGCCGACGGTCGGTGGAACGCCACCCGACGGCTCCCCGCCGCCGGCAGGCTGCGTCTTCGCGGACCGCTGCCCGTTCGCACGCGAGGACTGTCGATCCGCCGAACAACCCGTCGTCACACTCGAGTCGGGTCAGACGGTCCGCTGTGGCGTCCCGGCGGCTCGAGGGGCCGACCTCGAGTCGCTCCGTGAGGCTATCAGGGTCGACCGGCCCGGTACCGGGATGTCGACCACCGACGACGAAGCCGCGAGCGTGGCCGTCGACGGTGGCGTGGCGACCGGTGCCGTGACTGCTCGAACCCAGAACTCGGCGTCGACGTCCGGACAGCCGACGCCAGATGCGGATCCGATACTTGAACTCGAGGGCGTGACCAGGTCGTTCCGGACGTCCGAGGGGCTGATCGATCGGTTCGTCGGGACCGACGAGCGGCTGACGGCCGTTTCCGACGTCTCACTGTCCCTGCGGGCGGGCGAGACACTGGGGCTGGTGGGTGAGAGCGGCTGTGGCAAGTCGACCCTCGCCCGCCTGATCGCCGGTCTCGAGTCACCGACCGCGGGAACGGTCTCGCTCCACGGCGAGCCCGTCGACGACGTCGACTCGCGACGGCCGGATCAGCTCGCCGACGTCGGTGTCGTGTTCCAGCACCCGGGATCGAGTCTCGACCCGCGCCTGACGGTCGGCGAGTCGATCGCCGAACCACTGGTCGAGGCTGGCTGGGCAGCTGACCGGCGCGAGGCTCGGATCGACGACCTGCTCTCGCTCGTCGACCTGCCAACCGACCTCGCCGACCGCTACCCGCGCCAGCTCTCGGGTGGCCAGCGTCAGCGGGTGGCGATCGCCCGTGCGCTCGCACTCGAGCCCTCACTGATCGTTCTCGACGAGCCGACGGCCGCCCTCGACGTCTCGATCCAGGCAACCGTCCTCAACCTCCTCTCGCGACTCCAGTCGGACCTCGATCTGGCGTACCTGTTCGTCTCCCACGACCTCGAGGTCGTCCGCCACGTCGCCGATCGGGTCGCGACGATGTATCTGGGACGACTCCTCGAGGTCGGTCCGGCGAGTCAGGTCCTCTCGCGGCCGGCTCACCCCTACACGGCGACGTTACTCGAGGCGATCCCCGGCCGGGACGGCTCGGCTGACGCCGGTGGACTCGCCGGCGAGCCTCCGAGCCCGACCGACCGTCCGTCGGGCTGTCCGTTCCATCCACGATGTCCGATGGCCGACGACGACTGTCTGACCCAGCACCCGGACTGGCAAGCCGTCGGCGAGGCCGTCTCGCGATGTCACTACGCCGAAGAATCGGCAACCGAACGCGAATCCGAATTCGACAACTGA
- a CDS encoding ABC transporter substrate-binding protein, with the protein MTEHAAFTMDRRTALKTALGGGTLALAGCLADGASDDDFRIGAPWDVGSDPLEGGHALRRMGVTEALVAVDYDAEPEPGLATDWERVDDTRWEFSLREGVTFHDGTALTADAVVTSLERTVDAEAFAGVPIDVVEAVDDSTVGVETESPFAPLPAHLSRHEAVVLGPGSFDDGELTEPIATGPFVADSIDPGSQLRVVRNDDYYGETPAFESVRYEVVEDDQTRRMRLENGELEMARILPQEAVDSLEATDGIDVYTPEIPRIRFLTFDTQSEPFDDRRVRQAVTHAVDREALTDSVLEGVDDPAIAPISPEMTDWADPDLEESLFDPDRARDLLEEAGWTMAADDEIRRRDGEMLSIEIVTFDARSLPLIAEVLQGQLADVGVDLEITVLEYGTMLDTVSQGDFDAYLTSWGTLWYPDPDRLADMFHSEGDLYHGYENETVDALLEEARELDDREQRRDRYHEVQSIVLEDAPIAVLTSYTNVVATASTVSGYEPHPTEITYGLERIDLESS; encoded by the coding sequence ATGACCGAACACGCAGCTTTCACGATGGATCGACGAACCGCACTGAAAACAGCGCTCGGAGGAGGGACGCTCGCGCTCGCGGGCTGTCTCGCCGACGGAGCGAGCGACGACGACTTCCGCATCGGCGCGCCGTGGGACGTCGGCAGCGATCCGCTCGAGGGCGGCCACGCGCTCAGACGAATGGGCGTCACCGAGGCACTCGTCGCCGTCGACTACGACGCCGAACCCGAACCGGGGCTGGCGACCGACTGGGAACGCGTCGACGACACCCGCTGGGAGTTCTCCCTGCGGGAGGGCGTCACGTTCCACGACGGCACAGCGCTCACCGCCGACGCCGTCGTCACCTCCCTCGAGCGCACCGTCGACGCGGAGGCGTTCGCTGGCGTCCCGATCGACGTGGTCGAGGCCGTCGACGACTCGACCGTCGGCGTCGAGACCGAATCGCCGTTTGCCCCGCTGCCGGCTCACCTCTCGCGACACGAGGCGGTCGTTCTGGGCCCTGGCTCGTTCGACGACGGGGAGCTGACGGAGCCGATCGCCACCGGTCCGTTCGTCGCCGATTCGATCGATCCCGGTTCACAGCTCCGGGTGGTCCGAAACGACGACTACTACGGCGAGACCCCGGCGTTCGAATCCGTTCGTTACGAGGTCGTCGAAGACGACCAGACCCGGCGGATGCGACTCGAGAACGGCGAACTCGAGATGGCACGCATCCTCCCACAGGAGGCCGTCGACTCCCTCGAAGCGACCGACGGAATCGACGTCTATACGCCCGAAATCCCTCGGATCAGGTTTCTGACGTTCGACACCCAGTCCGAGCCGTTCGACGACCGGCGCGTTCGTCAGGCCGTAACCCACGCCGTCGACCGGGAGGCGCTTACCGACTCCGTCCTCGAGGGCGTCGACGACCCGGCGATCGCTCCCATCTCCCCCGAGATGACCGACTGGGCCGATCCGGATCTCGAGGAGTCGCTGTTCGATCCCGACCGGGCCCGTGACCTGCTCGAGGAGGCTGGCTGGACGATGGCCGCGGACGACGAGATCCGACGTCGTGACGGTGAGATGCTCTCGATCGAGATCGTCACTTTCGATGCCCGGAGTCTCCCACTGATCGCCGAAGTACTGCAGGGCCAGCTTGCCGACGTCGGTGTCGACCTCGAGATCACGGTTCTCGAGTACGGGACGATGCTCGACACCGTCTCGCAGGGCGATTTCGACGCCTACCTCACCTCCTGGGGAACGCTGTGGTATCCCGACCCCGACAGGCTCGCCGACATGTTCCACTCCGAGGGCGACCTCTACCACGGCTACGAGAACGAGACGGTCGACGCGTTACTCGAGGAGGCCCGCGAACTCGACGACCGCGAGCAGCGACGGGACCGGTACCACGAGGTCCAGTCGATCGTCCTCGAGGATGCACCGATCGCCGTCCTGACGAGCTACACGAACGTCGTCGCAACGGCCTCGACCGTCAGCGGCTACGAGCCCCACCCGACGGAGATCACCTACGGGCTCGAGCGGATCGACCTCGAGTCCAGCTGA
- a CDS encoding glycosyltransferase family 2 protein, which yields MYKGKTVGVVVTAYDEDAFVGGVIETVPDFVDRIYAVDDASPDDSWDVIQEVAAEINARESVPPEVVAADGGPDLGSGVQAGGDADRDDRRVVPIRHEENRGYGGAVKTGYRRAAADGIDVVAVLNGDGQMDPDILDRIVDPVATGEADYAKGNRLLTAEDREGMSTFRFVGNAMLTGLSKFATGYWTIGDPQNGYTAISRETIESLDLESITDRYGFLNHILTHLNVDDRRVADVAMSAVYGDEESSIRYTTFVRFVSLLLLRSFLWRLERQYVVEGFHPAALFYATGATGLAGGVVGTLAACWRGARAEDSNALAGVLTGFVAVLLGLVALGIAIAMDATENEPLETTRYEYRGEAATSDEESAEQRGAHEDGCDPGEWTEPGTFDPHPDSSEAADGLAGEALE from the coding sequence ATGTATAAGGGCAAGACGGTCGGCGTGGTGGTGACCGCCTACGACGAGGACGCGTTCGTCGGCGGCGTGATCGAGACGGTGCCGGACTTCGTCGACCGGATCTACGCCGTCGACGACGCCTCGCCGGACGACAGCTGGGACGTGATTCAGGAGGTCGCCGCCGAGATCAACGCTCGCGAGTCGGTGCCGCCCGAGGTCGTGGCCGCCGACGGGGGCCCAGACCTCGGGAGTGGTGTACAAGCGGGAGGCGACGCAGACAGGGACGACCGGCGCGTCGTCCCGATCCGCCACGAGGAGAACCGGGGCTACGGCGGTGCGGTAAAGACCGGCTACCGGCGAGCCGCGGCCGACGGCATCGACGTCGTCGCGGTGCTGAACGGCGACGGCCAGATGGACCCCGACATCTTAGATCGGATCGTCGACCCCGTGGCAACGGGCGAGGCCGATTACGCGAAAGGGAACCGCCTGCTGACCGCCGAGGACCGCGAGGGGATGTCGACGTTCCGGTTCGTCGGCAACGCGATGCTTACCGGCCTCTCGAAGTTCGCGACCGGCTACTGGACGATCGGCGACCCGCAGAACGGCTACACCGCCATCTCGCGGGAGACGATCGAATCGCTCGACCTCGAGTCGATCACGGACCGGTACGGCTTCCTGAACCACATCCTCACACACCTCAACGTCGACGATCGACGGGTCGCCGACGTCGCCATGTCGGCGGTCTACGGCGACGAGGAGAGCAGCATCCGCTACACGACGTTCGTCCGGTTCGTCTCGCTGTTGCTCCTGCGGAGCTTCCTGTGGCGACTCGAGCGCCAGTACGTCGTCGAGGGGTTTCACCCGGCGGCGCTGTTCTACGCCACCGGCGCGACCGGACTGGCTGGCGGCGTGGTCGGCACGCTGGCGGCGTGCTGGCGTGGCGCTCGAGCGGAGGACTCGAACGCGCTCGCCGGCGTCCTCACCGGCTTCGTGGCAGTCCTGCTCGGGCTGGTCGCGTTAGGGATCGCCATCGCCATGGACGCCACAGAAAACGAGCCGCTGGAGACGACGCGCTACGAGTATCGCGGCGAGGCGGCGACGAGTGACGAGGAGTCCGCAGAGCAGCGTGGCGCACACGAAGACGGGTGCGACCCGGGCGAGTGGACGGAGCCGGGGACGTTCGACCCACACCCCGACTCGAGCGAGGCCGCCGACGGACTCGCCGGCGAGGCACTCGAGTGA